TCCATGCCATTGGCGCTGGCAGCGATGCCCCTGAATATATTGCCACCGCCGATAACTATCGCCACCTCTACTCCGAGGTCTCGCACATTTTTTATCTCTTTTGAGATGCCTTCTATAACATTGACATCCAAGCCGTAATTTTGGCTGCCCATAAGGGCTTCACCGGAGAGTTTCAAAAGTATACGTTTAAATTTTGATTTGGACATAAAATTAAAAAACGGTTCAAACTATTTTTTCGCCGACCTTAAACCTGGCAAAACGTTTTATTGATATGTTTTCCCCGATCTTTGTTAGAGTAGCGGTTAAAAGGTCTTTGACAGTTGTATCTGGATTTTTTACAAATGCCTGCTCCAGAAGACATGCCTCCTGAAAAAACTTTTCTATCTTGCCGTCAACCATCTTTTCTATAACCTTTTCCGGTTTGTTTGATTGAGCGGCCTGTGTTTTGTATATAGACCTTTCCTTTTCAATTACATCCTGCGGAACATCTTCTCTTCTAATATAGTAAGGGTTTAACGCAGCTATATGCATTGCTATATCCTTTACTAAGGACTGGAACTCCTCAGTCTTCGCAACAAAATCCGTCTCGCAGTTTATCTCCACAAGGACGCCAACCTTGCCGCCTGCGTGTATATATGAGCCAACAAGCCCTTCTGATGTAACCTTATCCGCCCTCTTTGCCGCTGATGCAAGGCCCTTTTCCCTGAGAAAGGTAACAGCCGCCTCAAAATCCAGCCTTGTTTCTGCAAGCGCCTTTTTGCAATCCATAATCCCTGCCCCTGTCTTTTCCCTCAAATCTCTGACCATGCTTGCTGATATTTCCATAAAACCCCCAAATAAAGAAAATTTCAAAACTCAAAAGTCAAATGTCAAAACTACAACCTTAAAACTCAAAACTTTTCAAACCAGTTTGAAGGCTTTGAGTTTTGCGTTTTGAGATTTGAGTTAAATTATCTATCAATACTTTCAATACCTTAAGAAGCTGCAACAGTTTCCGTTGAAGCGGTCGCCATAGCGCCCTGTTCTTTATCTGTTGCTGCCTGAAGACCTTCTTCATAAATCTGTCTGCCTTCCAGACAGGTAGCTGCAGCAGATGAAACAAACAACTGAATGGCCCTTATAGCGTCATCGTTCCCAGGTATAATATAGTCAACATTATCAGGACTGCAATTGGTGTCAACAACCGCAACTACAGGAATTCCCAGCTTCTTCGCCTCTTTCACGGCAATGGCCTCTTTTTTCACATCTATCACAAATATTGCGCCAGGCAATTTACTCATATCCTTTATGCCTCCCATATACCTGTCCAGTTTAATCCTCTCCCTTTCAAGCATAAGAGCTTCTTTCTTGGTTATGGCCTCCATCTTGCCTTCCGCCTTCATGGCCTCCAGTTCATTAAGCCTGTTTATCCCTTTCTTTACAGTAGAAAAATTAGTCAGCATCCCGCCAAGCCATCTTTGATTGACATATAACATCCCGCACTTTTTG
This DNA window, taken from Deltaproteobacteria bacterium, encodes the following:
- the tsf gene encoding translation elongation factor Ts is translated as MEISASMVRDLREKTGAGIMDCKKALAETRLDFEAAVTFLREKGLASAAKRADKVTSEGLVGSYIHAGGKVGVLVEINCETDFVAKTEEFQSLVKDIAMHIAALNPYYIRREDVPQDVIEKERSIYKTQAAQSNKPEKVIEKMVDGKIEKFFQEACLLEQAFVKNPDTTVKDLLTATLTKIGENISIKRFARFKVGEKIV
- the rpsB gene encoding 30S ribosomal protein S2, which produces MAYLTMKQLLEAGVHFGHQTKRWDPKMKPYIFGARNGIYIIDLQQTVKMFKAAYDFLKGVTAGGNKVIFIGTKKQAQSAIEEEAKKCGMLYVNQRWLGGMLTNFSTVKKGINRLNELEAMKAEGKMEAITKKEALMLERERIKLDRYMGGIKDMSKLPGAIFVIDVKKEAIAVKEAKKLGIPVVAVVDTNCSPDNVDYIIPGNDDAIRAIQLFVSSAAATCLEGRQIYEEGLQAATDKEQGAMATASTETVAAS